A window of the Candidatus Margulisiibacteriota bacterium genome harbors these coding sequences:
- a CDS encoding LL-diaminopimelate aminotransferase, producing the protein MVTTSKKFKHVPPYLFAEIDKKRAQAIAGGVDIINLGIGDPDQPTFPHIVAAMHNAIDNPANHNYPPYEGTKNFREAVASWYKKRFNIDLNPDTEVLSLIGSKEGIAHLLSAYIDPGDIVLVPSPGYPVYKMGTILTGGTPFFVPLTTENNFLPDLDSIPADVVKKAKILYVNYPNNPTAAIAEIPFYKKVVKWAKNNNILIASDLAYSEMTYDGYKAPSILEVDGAKDVAIEFHSLSKSFNMTGWRIGMAVGNKDAINALGVIKTNIDSGIFKAIQEAGIVALTQPAPQIELTNNLYKERRDVLTKGLNELGWNLRPIKATFYVWAPVPKKYTSAEFVTKVLDECGIVIVPGNGYGPEGEGYFRIALTETKERITQALQRLKDKNISYK; encoded by the coding sequence ATGGTAACCACATCAAAAAAATTTAAGCATGTTCCACCCTATTTGTTCGCAGAAATCGACAAGAAAAGAGCGCAGGCCATTGCCGGAGGTGTGGATATTATCAACTTAGGGATTGGAGACCCGGACCAGCCTACATTCCCACATATTGTGGCTGCCATGCATAATGCCATTGATAATCCCGCAAACCACAATTATCCTCCGTACGAAGGGACTAAAAATTTTCGGGAAGCCGTCGCATCTTGGTATAAAAAACGGTTTAACATTGATTTGAATCCCGATACTGAAGTTTTGTCCTTAATCGGCTCCAAAGAAGGGATAGCACATCTGCTAAGCGCTTATATCGACCCTGGAGATATTGTCCTGGTACCCAGCCCTGGCTATCCGGTTTATAAAATGGGAACAATTCTTACCGGCGGAACACCTTTTTTTGTGCCTTTGACAACTGAAAATAATTTTTTACCTGATCTGGACAGCATCCCGGCTGATGTTGTAAAAAAAGCTAAAATACTTTATGTAAATTATCCCAATAATCCCACAGCCGCTATAGCTGAAATCCCCTTTTATAAAAAGGTTGTAAAATGGGCAAAGAATAATAACATCCTGATAGCTTCCGACCTGGCTTATAGCGAAATGACTTATGATGGTTATAAAGCCCCGAGTATTTTGGAAGTGGATGGTGCCAAGGATGTAGCTATAGAATTTCATTCTTTATCCAAGTCATTTAATATGACGGGGTGGCGTATAGGTATGGCCGTGGGCAATAAGGATGCTATTAATGCTCTGGGTGTAATAAAAACCAATATTGATTCGGGAATATTTAAAGCCATACAAGAGGCCGGCATTGTCGCGCTTACACAGCCTGCGCCACAAATCGAATTAACTAATAATCTTTACAAAGAACGACGGGATGTTTTGACAAAAGGATTAAATGAGCTGGGGTGGAACTTGAGACCGATTAAAGCTACTTTTTATGTTTGGGCACCTGTTCCTAAAAAATATACCTCGGCAGAATTTGTGACCAAGGTACTTGATGAATGTGGTATTGTAATCGTTCCTGGCAATGGTTACGGTCCAGAAGGAGAAGGATATTTCCGTATTGCGCTAACAGAAACCAAGGAAAGAATTACCCAGGCTTTACAAAGATTAAAAGATAAAAATATAAGTTATAAATAA
- the rnc gene encoding ribonuclease III produces the protein MLNHQRIEHLRTLEKILNIYFDQLSLLSQALTHSSYTYEGNLPDKFSNERLEFLGDSILKFVITEYLYKQYPDQNEGDLAQRQAIMVSDATLAQKALEISLGNYLLLGKGEQKNLGATNESNLANALEALFGAFYLDQGMDATRAFILNILHTVLSKNFSEEDLKDHKTRLQEYTQSQGLGLPEYQLLKEAGPDHAKKFTVKTILLTHKKELIGIGMGSSKKSAESAAAQDLLQKLGKDIK, from the coding sequence ATGCTTAACCATCAGCGCATTGAGCATCTTCGGACACTGGAAAAAATACTAAACATTTATTTTGATCAGTTGTCTTTGCTTTCTCAAGCTCTGACGCACAGTTCCTATACCTATGAAGGCAATCTGCCTGATAAATTCAGCAATGAACGTCTGGAATTTCTTGGCGATTCTATTCTAAAGTTTGTCATTACAGAGTACCTCTATAAACAATACCCGGACCAGAATGAGGGTGACTTGGCTCAGCGCCAGGCAATAATGGTTAGTGATGCTACGCTGGCTCAAAAAGCACTGGAGATATCCCTGGGCAATTATCTGCTCTTGGGCAAAGGTGAACAAAAAAATCTCGGTGCAACCAATGAGTCTAACCTTGCTAACGCTCTGGAGGCTTTATTCGGTGCTTTTTATCTTGATCAGGGAATGGATGCAACCAGAGCTTTTATTTTAAATATTTTACACACTGTTCTTTCAAAAAATTTCTCAGAGGAGGACCTCAAAGACCATAAGACCAGGCTACAGGAATACACTCAAAGCCAGGGGCTGGGACTACCTGAATATCAGTTACTGAAAGAAGCAGGACCTGATCACGCCAAAAAATTTACAGTTAAAACTATTCTTCTTACTCATAAAAAAGAATTAATCGGAATAGGCATGGGGTCATCAAAAAAATCAGCTGAATCAGCTGCTGCACAGGATTTGCTGCAAAAATTGGGAAAAGATATTAAATAA
- the dapF gene encoding diaminopimelate epimerase → MNFTKMQGTGNDFIIINGFKELVNGINWPALSRKLCDRHYGIGADGVILALRSKKADLLMKIYNADGSEAEMCGNGIRCFAFFAWKKKLVTKKSFSVETLAGLMKPEIVEMADNKALVKIDMGQPRFNPKEIPVNLDKQFPIKLAEARLKNKTITFTPVGMGNPHAVVFVEDTDNYPVREIGEEMETNKLFPKRTNVEFIEILSKKEIKMRVWERGSGETLACGTGACASVVAGILLEKLNNLVKVHLLGGDLNIEWHDGKSVFMTGPAETVFDGKIK, encoded by the coding sequence ATGAACTTCACAAAAATGCAGGGAACAGGTAATGACTTCATTATCATTAACGGCTTTAAGGAGCTGGTAAACGGCATCAATTGGCCTGCATTATCCAGGAAACTCTGTGACCGGCATTACGGGATAGGTGCTGACGGAGTTATTCTCGCTTTACGTTCAAAAAAAGCTGACCTTTTAATGAAAATTTATAATGCCGATGGTTCGGAGGCGGAGATGTGCGGTAACGGGATACGCTGTTTCGCTTTTTTTGCCTGGAAGAAAAAACTTGTTACAAAGAAATCTTTTTCAGTGGAAACACTGGCCGGATTAATGAAACCAGAAATTGTAGAAATGGCTGACAACAAAGCCTTGGTTAAGATAGACATGGGCCAGCCCAGGTTTAACCCCAAAGAAATTCCCGTTAACCTGGATAAACAGTTCCCGATCAAGCTGGCAGAAGCACGACTAAAGAATAAAACTATTACTTTTACTCCTGTAGGTATGGGGAACCCTCATGCAGTGGTCTTTGTGGAAGATACCGACAACTATCCGGTTCGGGAAATCGGTGAAGAAATGGAAACCAATAAACTTTTCCCCAAAAGAACAAATGTAGAATTTATCGAAATACTTTCCAAAAAGGAAATCAAAATGCGGGTCTGGGAACGTGGGAGCGGAGAGACTCTGGCTTGCGGAACAGGAGCTTGCGCATCGGTTGTTGCAGGCATATTGTTGGAAAAGTTAAACAATCTGGTAAAAGTTCATCTTCTGGGTGGGGACCTGAATATCGAATGGCATGATGGCAAATCGGTATTTATGACCGGACCTGCTGAAACAGTTTTTGACGGAAAAATAAAATAA